The Vibrio pomeroyi genome window below encodes:
- a CDS encoding polysaccharide lyase family 7 protein — MFKKNMLAIALLSAVPMVSFANNGVSYPVPADKFDMRNWKITIPSDINEDGRVDEIEGVAMMSYSHSDFFHLDKDGNLVFEVQNQAITTKNSKNARSELRQMPRGADFSIDTADKGNQWALSSHPAASEYSAVGGTLEATLKVNHVAINAKHPERYPVHSVVVGQIHAKKHDALIKAKTGYGHGNEPLKIFYKKFPDQEMGSVFWNYERNLEKKDPNRADIAYPVWGNTWENPAEPGEAGIALGEEFSYKVEVKGTMMYLTFETARHDTVKYEIDLSKGIDELDSPTGYAEDDFYYKAGAYGQCSVSDSHPVWGPGCAGTGDFAVDKKNGDYNSVTFSALKLNGK, encoded by the coding sequence ATGTTCAAAAAAAATATGCTTGCTATAGCTTTGCTATCAGCAGTTCCTATGGTGTCGTTTGCAAATAACGGTGTGTCTTATCCAGTTCCCGCTGATAAGTTTGATATGCGCAATTGGAAAATAACGATCCCTTCAGATATTAATGAAGATGGACGTGTTGATGAAATCGAAGGGGTAGCCATGATGAGCTACTCACACAGCGATTTCTTCCACCTTGATAAAGACGGTAATCTCGTCTTTGAAGTACAAAACCAAGCGATTACCACGAAGAACTCGAAAAACGCACGCTCTGAGTTACGCCAAATGCCACGCGGTGCTGATTTCTCAATCGATACAGCGGACAAAGGAAACCAGTGGGCATTATCGAGCCACCCTGCAGCGAGTGAATACAGTGCGGTTGGTGGAACATTAGAAGCGACACTAAAAGTGAATCACGTTGCGATTAACGCTAAGCACCCAGAAAGGTACCCAGTTCACTCCGTGGTTGTCGGTCAGATTCACGCGAAGAAACACGATGCTTTGATCAAAGCAAAAACAGGTTACGGCCACGGTAACGAACCACTAAAGATCTTCTATAAGAAGTTTCCTGATCAAGAGATGGGCTCAGTTTTTTGGAACTATGAACGTAACTTAGAGAAGAAAGATCCTAACCGCGCTGATATTGCTTACCCAGTTTGGGGCAATACTTGGGAAAACCCAGCAGAACCTGGTGAAGCGGGAATTGCTCTAGGTGAAGAGTTCAGCTACAAAGTGGAAGTGAAGGGTACAATGATGTACCTAACATTTGAAACGGCTCGCCACGATACCGTTAAGTATGAAATCGACTTGAGCAAGGGCATCGATGAACTCGATTCGCCAACAGGCTATGCGGAAGATGACTTTTACTATAAAGCGGGTGCGTACGGTCAATGTAGTGTAAGCGACTCTCACCCAGTTTGGGGCCCAGGTTGTGCTGGCACTGGCGATTTCGCTGTCGATAAAAAGAACGGTGATTACAACAGCGTGACTTTCTCTGCACTTAAGCTGAACGGCAAATAG
- a CDS encoding polysaccharide lyase family 7 protein, with protein sequence MKNLVCLAITASLSLGAHASDMGAPADYSQFQDILKLSKLQMSNPEGKPGNKKDYASKGNFDGVVFEHFYVDEPTQALVFKMAGYKNRSEIRVNDNFKVDEPNKYHHLSAELMPINPRDSVKNSEKKRDEMTYLQVHNKGTYYDGKPGSHGEGYIPHPLVRVVYDADRSGKTDWYWAIIKNNAVNCSSKSGNKGSTECKKAYIKLPLGPIAEKGTDKFDIYVGNQRLIINHNDSTVVNHDISYWKDMVSYYKAGVYNQFKNGESEAHFYNLVYSIKDSPVITN encoded by the coding sequence ATGAAAAACCTAGTATGTTTGGCGATAACAGCGTCACTTTCCCTCGGAGCGCATGCTTCTGATATGGGAGCTCCTGCTGATTACAGTCAGTTTCAAGACATTCTCAAACTCTCTAAGTTGCAAATGTCTAATCCAGAAGGCAAACCTGGAAACAAGAAAGATTATGCGAGCAAAGGCAACTTTGATGGCGTTGTGTTTGAACACTTCTATGTAGATGAACCCACTCAAGCACTGGTCTTTAAAATGGCGGGTTACAAGAATCGCAGTGAGATTCGCGTCAATGACAACTTTAAGGTCGATGAGCCTAATAAGTACCATCATCTGAGTGCAGAGCTTATGCCCATTAACCCTCGTGACTCTGTAAAAAACAGCGAAAAAAAACGTGATGAAATGACGTACCTGCAAGTGCATAACAAAGGGACGTACTACGACGGAAAGCCAGGTTCTCATGGTGAAGGGTATATTCCCCATCCTTTAGTTCGTGTGGTTTATGACGCAGACCGAAGTGGTAAGACAGATTGGTATTGGGCAATTATTAAAAATAATGCTGTTAACTGCAGTTCAAAGAGTGGAAATAAAGGCTCAACGGAATGCAAAAAGGCTTATATAAAATTACCACTGGGCCCAATAGCTGAAAAAGGTACAGATAAGTTCGATATTTATGTCGGCAACCAAAGGTTAATTATTAACCATAACGACAGCACTGTTGTTAATCATGACATTAGTTATTGGAAAGATATGGTTAGCTATTATAAAGCGGGCGTTTATAACCAATTCAAGAATGGTGAAAGCGAAGCTCACTTCTACAATTTAGTTTATTCAATTAAAGATTCACCTGTTATTACCAACTAG
- a CDS encoding oligogalacturonate-specific porin KdgM family protein, with protein sequence MKKMNTVAIAVATTLFAGMASATTLDYRYEYRAATDYTKTNGDEAHVDARHQHRVKLGHSFKLSDKWKHSTGLEVKFHTDDSYYDADSGEVKSANSKSFYDGNWYIYGMEVENTATYKVDNNWYLQVGMPIAWDWDEPNYNGGDWKMKKVTYKPQFRVGYKADMGLTTAIRYRHEYADFRNHTQFGDKDSETGERLESAQKSKVTLTGSYKIESLPKLGLSYEANYVKSLDNVLLYNSDDWEWDAGLKVNYKFGSWKPFAEIWSSDISSSSKDREAKYRVGVAYSF encoded by the coding sequence ATGAAAAAAATGAATACGGTTGCTATCGCAGTGGCAACAACTTTATTTGCAGGCATGGCATCAGCAACAACACTTGATTACCGTTATGAGTATCGTGCAGCGACTGACTATACAAAAACTAACGGAGATGAAGCTCATGTTGACGCTCGCCACCAGCACCGCGTGAAACTAGGCCACAGCTTTAAGCTATCTGATAAGTGGAAGCACTCAACTGGCCTTGAAGTTAAATTCCATACTGACGACTCTTACTACGACGCAGACTCTGGCGAAGTTAAATCAGCGAACAGTAAAAGCTTCTATGATGGCAACTGGTACATCTACGGCATGGAAGTCGAAAATACCGCAACTTACAAGGTTGATAACAACTGGTACCTACAAGTTGGTATGCCAATCGCTTGGGACTGGGATGAGCCGAACTACAACGGCGGTGACTGGAAGATGAAAAAAGTCACTTACAAACCTCAATTCCGTGTTGGCTATAAAGCAGACATGGGCCTAACAACAGCCATTCGTTACCGTCACGAGTATGCTGATTTCCGTAATCACACTCAATTTGGTGACAAAGATTCAGAGACTGGTGAGCGTTTAGAATCAGCACAGAAATCAAAAGTCACACTAACGGGTTCTTACAAAATTGAATCTCTGCCTAAACTTGGTCTTTCTTACGAAGCAAACTACGTGAAATCTTTGGATAACGTACTGCTTTACAACAGCGATGACTGGGAATGGGATGCAGGCTTAAAAGTTAACTACAAATTCGGTTCTTGGAAACCTTTTGCTGAAATCTGGTCATCTGATATCAGTTCGTCTTCTAAAGATCGCGAAGCAAAATACCGTGTTGGCGTTGCTTACTCATTCTAA
- a CDS encoding polysaccharide lyase family 7 protein, translating to MKQITLKTLLASSILLAVGCASTSTTTADFPNNKETGEALLTPVSVAASSHDGNGPDRLIDQDLTTRWSSAGDGEWAMLDYGSVQEFDAVQASFSKGNERQSKFDIQVSVDGETWTTVLENQLSSGKAIGLERFQFEPAVKARYVRYVGHGNTKNGWNSVTGLAAVNCSINACPASHIITSDVVAAEAVIIAEMKAAEKARKAARKDLRSGNFGVAAVYPCETSVECDTRSALPVPTGLPATPVAGNAPSENFDMTHWYLSQPFDHDKNGKPDDVSEWNLANGYQHPEIFYTADDGGLVFKAYVKGVRTSKNTKYARTELREMMRRGDQSISTKGVNKNNWVFSSAPESDLEAAAGIDGVLEATLKIDHATTTGNANEVGRFIIGQIHDQNDEPIRLYYRKLPNQPTGAVYFAHESQDATKEDFYPLVGDMTAEVGEDGIALGEVFSYRIDVKGNTMTVTLMREGKDDVVQVVDMSNSGYDVGGKYMYFKAGVYNQNISGDLDDYSQATFYQLDVSHDQYKK from the coding sequence ATGAAACAAATTACTCTAAAAACCTTACTCGCTTCTTCTATTCTACTGGCGGTTGGTTGTGCGAGCACCAGCACGACGACTGCTGATTTTCCAAATAACAAAGAAACGGGTGAAGCGCTTCTAACGCCAGTTTCAGTTGCCGCTAGTAGCCATGATGGTAACGGCCCAGATCGTCTTATTGACCAAGATCTAACAACACGTTGGTCTTCAGCGGGTGACGGTGAGTGGGCAATGCTAGATTATGGTTCAGTGCAAGAATTTGACGCTGTTCAAGCATCATTCAGTAAAGGTAATGAGCGCCAATCTAAGTTTGATATTCAAGTGAGTGTCGATGGTGAAACCTGGACGACGGTACTTGAGAACCAACTGAGTTCTGGTAAAGCTATCGGCCTAGAGCGTTTCCAATTTGAGCCTGCAGTGAAAGCACGTTACGTAAGATATGTTGGTCACGGTAACACCAAAAACGGTTGGAACAGTGTGACTGGATTAGCCGCAGTTAACTGTAGCATTAACGCATGTCCTGCTAGCCATATCATCACTTCAGATGTAGTAGCTGCAGAAGCAGTAATTATCGCTGAAATGAAAGCGGCAGAAAAAGCACGTAAAGCAGCGCGTAAAGATCTACGCTCTGGTAACTTCGGTGTTGCAGCGGTTTACCCTTGTGAGACTTCGGTTGAATGTGATACGCGCAGCGCACTACCAGTTCCGACAGGCCTACCAGCAACACCCGTTGCAGGTAATGCACCGAGCGAAAACTTCGACATGACTCACTGGTACCTGTCTCAACCATTCGATCATGACAAAAACGGTAAGCCTGATGATGTGTCTGAGTGGAACCTTGCAAACGGTTACCAGCACCCAGAAATCTTCTACACCGCGGACGATGGCGGCCTAGTATTTAAGGCTTACGTAAAAGGCGTACGTACTTCTAAAAACACTAAGTACGCACGTACTGAGCTTCGTGAGATGATGCGTCGTGGTGACCAGTCTATTAGCACTAAAGGCGTTAACAAGAACAACTGGGTATTCTCAAGCGCACCTGAGTCTGACCTAGAAGCTGCGGCTGGTATTGATGGTGTTCTAGAAGCGACATTGAAAATCGACCACGCAACAACAACGGGTAATGCGAATGAAGTAGGTCGCTTTATCATTGGTCAGATTCACGATCAAAACGATGAGCCGATTCGTTTGTACTACCGTAAATTGCCAAACCAACCAACGGGTGCAGTTTACTTTGCACACGAAAGCCAAGACGCAACAAAAGAGGATTTCTACCCTCTAGTGGGCGATATGACGGCTGAAGTGGGTGAAGATGGTATCGCGCTTGGCGAAGTGTTCAGCTACCGCATTGATGTTAAAGGCAACACGATGACGGTTACGTTAATGCGTGAAGGCAAAGATGACGTAGTACAAGTGGTTGACATGAGCAACAGCGGCTACGACGTTGGCGGCAAGTACATGTACTTCAAAGCGGGTGTTTACAACCAAAACATCAGCGGAGACCTAGACGATTACTCACAAGCGACTTTCTACCAGCTAGACGTATCGCACGACCAGTACAAAAAGTAA
- a CDS encoding polysaccharide lyase family 7 protein, whose protein sequence is MNKPILIVALASLTYGCGGSSSSSSSDSDDSSDNTSPGTSYGVVAPYDIAKYQNILSSSDLQVSDPNGTEGNKTSEVKDGDFDGYISDYFYADEETENLIFKMANYKMRSEVREGENFDINETGVRRSLYAEISLPDIEHAMASSPADHDEVTLLQIHNKGTDESGTGYIPHPLLRVVWEQERDGLTGHYWAVMKNNAIDCSSAADSSDCYATSYNRYDLGEAELDRFTKFDLSVYENTLSIKVNDEVKVNQDIAYWQHLLSYFKAGIYNQFENGEATAYYQALRYTTTQINGSNDWDINDWKLTIPASKDTWYGSGGDSAAELEPERCESSKDLLSNDSDVYHSDIDLSYFNADEGRMHFRADMGYGTSTQNSSYIRSELRELYQSSAQPDCSTSDEDTSWYLDDTRTNATSHELTATLRIKDYPNINNQDPKVVLGQIHGWKINQALVKLLWEGEGKPVRVILNSDFERNNQDCGHCEPFSVELGTYSASEEWRYTIRANQDGVYLATHDLDGTNTVSHSIPWGQDYTDKDGDTVSLTSDWTSTDIAFYFKAGIYPQFKPDSDYAGEVFDVSFSSLRAAHY, encoded by the coding sequence GTGAATAAGCCAATCCTCATCGTCGCGCTCGCTTCACTCACCTATGGCTGCGGTGGAAGCAGTTCAAGTAGCTCGAGTGATAGCGATGACTCTTCTGATAACACTAGTCCGGGCACGTCTTATGGCGTTGTTGCCCCTTATGATATTGCTAAGTATCAAAACATCCTCTCTAGTTCTGACCTCCAGGTATCGGATCCTAACGGCACGGAGGGTAACAAAACCTCTGAAGTGAAAGATGGCGATTTCGATGGTTACATCAGTGATTACTTTTATGCAGATGAAGAGACGGAAAACCTAATTTTTAAAATGGCGAACTATAAGATGCGTTCTGAGGTTCGTGAGGGAGAAAATTTCGATATCAATGAAACGGGTGTAAGACGAAGCTTATATGCGGAAATAAGCTTACCTGATATCGAGCATGCAATGGCGAGTTCACCTGCCGATCATGATGAAGTGACATTGCTACAAATACACAATAAGGGTACTGATGAGAGTGGGACAGGTTACATTCCTCATCCGTTATTGCGTGTGGTGTGGGAGCAAGAGAGGGATGGCCTCACAGGACATTATTGGGCAGTAATGAAGAACAATGCGATTGACTGTAGCAGTGCGGCTGACTCTTCGGATTGTTATGCCACTTCATACAATCGTTACGATTTAGGTGAGGCGGAACTGGATAGATTTACCAAGTTTGATCTTTCTGTTTATGAGAACACACTGTCGATCAAAGTGAACGACGAAGTAAAAGTGAATCAAGATATCGCGTACTGGCAGCACCTGTTGAGCTATTTCAAAGCTGGTATCTATAACCAATTCGAGAATGGTGAAGCGACAGCTTACTATCAGGCGCTCAGGTACACCACAACTCAAATCAATGGGTCAAACGATTGGGACATTAATGATTGGAAGCTGACCATTCCTGCAAGTAAAGATACTTGGTATGGAAGCGGTGGTGATAGTGCTGCTGAGTTAGAACCGGAACGCTGTGAATCGAGCAAAGATCTGCTTTCAAATGATAGCGATGTGTACCACAGCGATATTGATCTTTCTTACTTCAATGCCGATGAAGGAAGAATGCACTTTAGAGCGGATATGGGATATGGCACCTCTACGCAAAACTCTAGCTATATTCGCTCTGAGCTCAGAGAGCTATACCAAAGTAGTGCTCAACCAGATTGCAGCACCAGCGATGAAGATACGAGTTGGTATTTGGACGACACTAGAACCAACGCAACCAGTCATGAGTTAACCGCAACCCTGAGAATCAAGGACTATCCGAACATTAATAACCAAGACCCGAAAGTGGTGCTTGGGCAAATACACGGCTGGAAGATCAATCAAGCCCTAGTGAAGTTGCTTTGGGAAGGTGAGGGTAAGCCAGTACGCGTGATTCTAAACTCCGACTTTGAACGTAACAACCAAGACTGCGGTCATTGCGAACCGTTCAGTGTTGAATTAGGTACTTATTCGGCCAGTGAAGAATGGCGATATACGATACGTGCCAACCAAGACGGTGTGTACTTAGCAACCCATGACTTAGATGGAACCAACACCGTTTCTCATTCAATCCCATGGGGACAAGATTACACCGACAAAGATGGGGACACGGTGTCGTTAACATCAGATTGGACATCGACAGATATTGCTTTCTATTTCAAAGCGGGCATCTATCCACAATTTAAGCCTGATAGCGACTATGCCGGTGAAGTGTTCGATGTGAGCTTTAGTTCTCTTAGAGCGGCGCACTATTGA
- a CDS encoding methyl-accepting chemotaxis protein translates to MVAIVSSSALAFTNWFTLNLATDQVNQTIYNEIDHSLTIEINKIESTVQRTIDTVNSVAQEFMKSPYQVPNEALMHYAAKLGGIDKIVVGFDDGRSYTSRPSESFPNGVGIKEKYNPTTRPWYKQAKLKSGLSFSDLFFTKSTQVPMIGVTYSYQDRVIMADIRFDDLETQLKQLDSIYEAKGIIVDERGMVVASTIENVLPQSNISSADALMKLNKAIERPDQFIEGVIDGNQRILMAKKVDIGSQKEWYMISSIDPDLALNQLNGVMSDARMLIIACVLGSVILMILLLNRFYRPIVSLRKIVHDLSQGNGDLTQRLAEKGNDDLGHIAKDINLFIIGLQEMVKDVKFKNSDLDTKVLSIREGCKETSDVLKVHTDETVQVVSAINGLSEASSEVEKNSQSAAEAARDAAVFSDETKQINTVTETYISDLEKQVCTTSDDIRSMANETQSIQSIVSVIGGIAEQTNLLALNASIEAARAGEHGRGFAVVADEVRALANRTQISTSEIEEALSGLQSKSDGLVKSIELTKSNCEMTRAQVVQAVNMLAKLTEQMETVSRFNNDISGSSVEQNALIQSIAKNMHKIESFVEELNKLSQDQLTESAEIKTLNGSVSELMSSFKV, encoded by the coding sequence ATGGTGGCGATCGTCAGTTCTAGTGCCTTGGCATTTACTAACTGGTTCACGCTTAACTTGGCGACTGATCAGGTAAACCAAACGATTTATAACGAGATTGATCACTCGCTAACGATAGAAATTAATAAGATTGAAAGTACCGTTCAGCGCACCATAGATACGGTCAATTCCGTTGCACAAGAGTTCATGAAATCCCCATACCAAGTGCCAAATGAAGCTCTGATGCATTACGCGGCTAAGCTTGGTGGCATTGACAAGATTGTGGTGGGTTTTGACGACGGCCGTTCTTACACTTCTCGTCCTTCAGAATCATTCCCTAACGGTGTTGGAATCAAAGAAAAATACAACCCAACGACTCGCCCTTGGTATAAACAAGCGAAATTGAAATCAGGCTTATCTTTTAGTGATCTGTTTTTCACTAAGAGTACTCAAGTGCCTATGATTGGTGTGACTTACTCATACCAAGATCGCGTGATCATGGCGGACATTCGATTCGATGATTTGGAAACTCAGCTCAAACAGCTAGATAGCATCTACGAAGCGAAAGGTATCATCGTGGATGAGAGAGGGATGGTTGTCGCATCCACAATAGAAAACGTGCTTCCACAGAGCAATATCTCTTCTGCTGACGCTCTAATGAAACTCAACAAGGCCATCGAACGACCGGATCAATTCATTGAAGGTGTGATTGATGGTAATCAGCGAATCTTGATGGCTAAAAAGGTCGATATTGGCAGCCAGAAAGAGTGGTACATGATTTCAAGTATTGACCCAGATCTCGCGCTCAATCAGCTGAATGGTGTGATGTCAGATGCTCGAATGTTGATTATCGCCTGTGTATTGGGATCGGTCATATTGATGATTTTACTCCTGAATCGTTTCTACCGCCCAATTGTGTCACTGCGTAAAATTGTTCACGACCTTTCTCAAGGTAATGGAGACCTGACTCAAAGGCTTGCCGAGAAAGGTAATGACGATCTAGGACACATCGCCAAAGACATCAACTTGTTCATCATTGGCCTGCAAGAGATGGTTAAAGACGTGAAATTCAAGAACTCGGATCTTGATACCAAGGTATTAAGTATTCGAGAAGGCTGTAAAGAAACCAGCGATGTACTGAAAGTTCATACCGATGAAACGGTTCAAGTAGTCTCTGCGATTAATGGGTTGTCTGAAGCTTCAAGTGAAGTAGAGAAGAACTCACAGTCAGCGGCAGAAGCAGCGCGAGATGCGGCCGTGTTTAGTGACGAGACTAAGCAAATTAACACGGTGACAGAAACGTACATCAGTGATCTTGAGAAACAGGTTTGCACGACGTCTGATGATATTCGTTCTATGGCTAATGAAACGCAGAGCATCCAGTCGATAGTGTCTGTGATTGGTGGTATTGCTGAACAAACCAACTTGCTTGCGTTAAACGCATCCATAGAGGCGGCTAGAGCAGGCGAGCATGGTCGAGGTTTTGCTGTGGTGGCAGACGAAGTCCGTGCGCTAGCAAACCGAACTCAAATCAGTACCTCTGAAATAGAAGAGGCGCTGTCTGGGTTGCAGTCGAAATCAGATGGCTTGGTCAAATCAATTGAGTTAACGAAGAGCAATTGCGAGATGACTCGTGCTCAAGTTGTCCAAGCGGTAAACATGCTAGCGAAGCTAACGGAACAGATGGAAACCGTGAGTCGTTTCAACAACGATATCTCAGGATCTTCTGTTGAACAAAATGCGCTGATTCAGAGTATCGCTAAGAACATGCATAAGATTGAAAGCTTCGTTGAGGAGCTCAATAAGCTCAGCCAAGATCAACTGACAGAGTCGGCCGAAATCAAAACACTGAATGGCAGCGTTAGCGAGCTAATGAGTAGCTTTAAAGTCTGA
- a CDS encoding NAD(P)-dependent oxidoreductase, producing the protein MTKPVIGFIGLGLMGGNMVENLQKRGYHVNVMDLSAEAVARVTDRGNATAFTSAKELAAASDIVQFCLTTSAVVEKIVYGEDGVLAGIKEGAVLVDFGTSIPASTKKIGAALAEKGAGMIDAPLGRTPAHAKDGLLNIMAAGDMETFNKVKPVLEEQGENVFHLGALGSGHVTKLVNNFMGMTTVATMSQAFAVAQRAGVDGQQLFDIMSAGPSNSPFMQFCKFYAVDGEEKLGFSVANANKDLGYFLALCEELGTESLIAQGTATSLQAAVDAGMGNNDVPVIFDYFAKLEK; encoded by the coding sequence ATGACTAAACCTGTAATCGGTTTCATTGGCCTAGGTCTTATGGGCGGCAACATGGTTGAAAACCTACAAAAGCGCGGCTACCACGTAAACGTAATGGATCTAAGCGCTGAAGCTGTTGCTCGCGTTACAGATCGCGGCAATGCGACTGCATTCACTTCTGCTAAAGAACTAGCTGCTGCAAGTGACATCGTTCAGTTTTGTCTTACAACTTCAGCTGTTGTTGAAAAAATCGTTTACGGCGAAGACGGCGTTCTAGCGGGCATCAAAGAAGGCGCAGTACTAGTAGACTTCGGTACTTCTATCCCTGCTTCTACTAAGAAAATCGGCGCAGCTCTAGCTGAAAAAGGCGCGGGCATGATCGACGCACCTCTAGGTCGTACTCCTGCACACGCTAAAGATGGTCTTCTGAACATCATGGCTGCTGGCGACATGGAAACTTTCAACAAAGTTAAACCTGTTCTTGAAGAGCAAGGCGAAAACGTATTCCACCTAGGTGCTCTAGGTTCAGGTCACGTTACTAAGCTTGTAAACAACTTCATGGGCATGACGACTGTTGCAACTATGTCTCAAGCTTTCGCTGTTGCTCAACGCGCTGGTGTTGATGGCCAACAACTGTTTGACATCATGTCTGCAGGTCCATCTAACTCTCCGTTCATGCAATTCTGTAAGTTCTACGCAGTAGACGGCGAAGAGAAGCTAGGTTTCTCTGTTGCTAACGCTAACAAAGACCTTGGTTACTTCCTTGCTCTTTGTGAAGAGCTAGGTACTGAGTCTCTAATCGCTCAAGGTACTGCAACAAGCCTACAAGCTGCTGTTGACGCAGGCATGGGTAACAACGATGTACCAGTAATCTTCGACTACTTCGCTAAACTAGAGAAGTAA